A portion of the Myxococcales bacterium genome contains these proteins:
- a CDS encoding adenylate/guanylate cyclase domain-containing protein, which translates to MAKIHKTHPLRQIFWAAAIAAVSVILLLSLSKTKLFRITELKTYDLRMSLLRSGRAVPENVVMFYVDEPSLRHMESQGVSWPWPRELYSMALDFCKRGGARAAVFDIFFSEDSVYGVEDDEAFTFGIKSGPPSYFVLFLSKNKAEITPVGEIAISKTDIPFQSDLPPWVLKSNSISSLPIPGVAESASGFGNAQVPPDEDGIYRRISLIDAMDSHAIPAISLKVVSDVRGVGNIEWLQRKNIKMDGRNLPLDSDGMMMINYYGGTDTFPNYPLAGIISSAFQVANGDDPQISPEVVKDKIVIFGLAAPGLYDMKPSPISRVYPGPEVHATVIENLMRGDFMRPFRAHADFVVVFLSAAIASLGLTWIATSWGIAIFIAIVLCSIAGSSFLLFANGIWMPVVTPFLAASFSSFAMILKNYLTEGRRRREIKSAFKQYLSPEVVSEISKDPESLRLGGEEKIVTLFFSDIADFTTISESTEPPALVAQLNEYFSSTTRIIQESGGTLDKYIGDAIMAFWGAPLPMDDHAAKAAIAALRIQSLLDKGSPFTTRIGIHTGPAVVGNIGSDIRFNYTAIGDTVNLASRLEGLNKKLGTRIMMSESSFEASKDFLEARRIGAVRVKGRSKPVGIYEPLGAIGESHSLSGDLLSIFSDALLLFEVGRFSEAAALFNKVAGITGDQCSKIYVGICNQYDLNPPEGFDGVINFTTK; encoded by the coding sequence ATGGCGAAAATTCACAAAACTCATCCGCTGAGGCAGATATTTTGGGCAGCAGCGATAGCCGCTGTATCGGTAATTCTGCTCCTCTCTCTTTCCAAGACCAAGCTGTTCAGGATTACCGAGTTAAAAACATATGATCTGCGAATGTCACTTCTGAGAAGCGGGCGCGCTGTTCCGGAAAACGTGGTCATGTTCTATGTGGACGAGCCATCGCTTCGTCACATGGAGTCTCAAGGGGTGAGCTGGCCGTGGCCCCGCGAACTCTATTCGATGGCGCTCGATTTCTGCAAGCGTGGCGGTGCGCGTGCCGCTGTTTTCGATATTTTCTTTTCTGAGGACTCGGTTTACGGCGTCGAAGATGATGAGGCTTTTACCTTCGGAATAAAGAGTGGACCGCCATCATATTTTGTTCTCTTCCTGTCTAAAAATAAGGCAGAAATTACGCCTGTCGGAGAGATTGCGATTTCCAAAACAGACATTCCATTTCAAAGCGATCTCCCTCCATGGGTGTTAAAAAGTAATTCAATAAGTTCGCTGCCGATACCCGGAGTTGCTGAGTCGGCCTCTGGTTTCGGAAACGCCCAGGTTCCTCCCGATGAGGACGGGATCTATAGAAGGATATCTCTGATAGATGCTATGGATTCTCATGCCATTCCTGCAATTTCTCTGAAAGTGGTCAGCGATGTGAGAGGGGTCGGGAATATCGAGTGGCTGCAGAGAAAAAATATCAAAATGGATGGCAGGAATCTGCCGCTCGATTCCGACGGCATGATGATGATCAACTATTATGGGGGTACCGATACATTTCCAAATTATCCGCTTGCTGGAATTATTTCCTCCGCATTTCAAGTGGCAAACGGAGATGATCCTCAAATTTCCCCCGAAGTTGTGAAGGACAAGATCGTGATCTTCGGCCTCGCTGCTCCGGGACTTTACGACATGAAGCCATCTCCTATATCGCGCGTATATCCAGGCCCGGAGGTGCACGCAACTGTCATAGAAAATTTGATGCGAGGAGATTTCATGCGGCCTTTTCGGGCGCATGCTGATTTTGTAGTGGTATTTTTGTCGGCTGCCATCGCATCTCTTGGCCTTACATGGATAGCGACATCTTGGGGAATAGCGATATTCATAGCCATCGTGCTTTGCTCTATAGCGGGTTCCTCCTTTCTGCTTTTTGCGAACGGTATTTGGATGCCGGTTGTCACACCGTTTCTTGCCGCTTCGTTTTCGTCATTTGCGATGATATTGAAAAATTATCTCACCGAGGGAAGGCGTAGGCGCGAGATAAAGTCGGCCTTCAAACAGTATCTCTCCCCCGAGGTCGTATCGGAGATATCCAAGGACCCCGAAAGTTTGCGACTGGGGGGAGAGGAAAAAATCGTCACGCTGTTTTTCTCGGACATAGCGGATTTCACGACGATCTCCGAAAGCACCGAGCCCCCGGCGCTAGTGGCTCAACTCAACGAATATTTTTCATCGACGACGAGAATTATACAGGAAAGCGGAGGGACTCTCGACAAGTACATAGGCGATGCGATCATGGCGTTCTGGGGGGCGCCGCTGCCTATGGATGATCACGCCGCCAAGGCCGCGATCGCTGCGCTTCGAATACAATCGCTTCTTGATAAGGGATCTCCATTTACGACCAGAATCGGCATTCACACTGGACCTGCCGTGGTCGGCAACATAGGGTCGGATATACGGTTCAACTACACCGCTATCGGCGACACCGTGAATCTAGCCTCCCGCCTTGAGGGGCTCAACAAAAAACTGGGAACTCGGATCATGATGAGCGAATCCAGCTTCGAAGCTTCGAAGGATTTTTTGGAAGCGAGAAGGATAGGGGCTGTAAGGGTTAAGGGGCGTTCGAAACCTGTCGGAATATACGAACCTCTCGGTGCTATAGGTGAATCGCATTCCCTTTCCGGCGATCTTCTTTCGATATTCTCCGATGCGCTTTTGCTCTTCGAAGTCGGAAGATTCAGCGAGGCCGCTGCTCTGTTTAACAAAGTTGCGGGAATAACCGGCGATCAGTGCTCAAAAATTTATGTTGGCATTTGCAATCAATATGATTTGAATCCCCCCGAAGGGTTTGATGGAGTTATAAATTTCACTACAAAATAA
- a CDS encoding SH3 domain-containing protein, translating to MKRLFFAVIFVVSAIAATQLFAQQKMTVEVREVMVKTSPNYLAQSSGKLSYGTEVNVIGEEGSWIRISSPSGYLPKSSVTKKSIPKNPDQKYAGGSVKHDEVALAGKGFNPQVEAQYKKNNAQMAVAFSSVDKIEKLGSSEAELRAFQSAGKLKPR from the coding sequence ATGAAGAGACTCTTTTTTGCGGTGATCTTTGTTGTATCTGCTATCGCTGCGACACAGCTCTTTGCGCAGCAGAAGATGACGGTTGAGGTGCGTGAGGTTATGGTGAAGACGAGTCCTAATTATCTCGCCCAGTCTTCGGGAAAGCTCTCCTACGGCACCGAGGTAAATGTCATCGGCGAGGAGGGGAGTTGGATCAGGATTTCTTCACCATCCGGATATCTTCCGAAGAGCTCGGTTACCAAGAAGTCGATTCCCAAAAATCCTGACCAGAAATATGCTGGTGGAAGCGTCAAGCACGACGAGGTGGCGCTGGCCGGAAAGGGTTTCAACCCCCAGGTCGAGGCGCAGTACAAGAAAAACAATGCGCAGATGGCTGTGGCATTTTCAAGCGTAGACAAGATCGAAAAATTAGGATCCAGCGAGGCTGAGCTTCGCGCGTTTCAATCGGCAGGAAAATTGAAGCCAAGATGA
- a CDS encoding M48 family metalloprotease, which yields MKKTFLIAAMLMIVIPAMSSAQDLGRIISSSIGGIQQIAEASKDITPSEEHYIGRAVAATIISKYPLLQNPALNSYLNRVGLLVAAASERPETYGGYHFAVLTSDEPNAYACPGGIILVNQGLLKQIKNEDQLAAILAHEVAHVAHRHGIRAIKKSRWTKFGFYVAGEVGSQYTSDQLGQLAQEFQNVVMDVAKKVMESGYSKGDEKDADSSGMRFAWAAGYNPGEMIEFIEAEAQAGKGHPVGPFSSHPKPADRVASLKRELSGLSPTGKTEKVRTSRYVAAVGNVK from the coding sequence ATGAAAAAGACATTTTTGATAGCAGCCATGCTCATGATTGTTATCCCAGCGATGTCGAGCGCGCAGGACTTGGGGAGAATAATAAGTTCTTCAATCGGAGGAATTCAGCAGATAGCCGAGGCTTCGAAAGACATCACTCCATCCGAGGAGCACTACATCGGGAGGGCGGTGGCCGCCACGATCATTTCCAAATATCCGCTGCTTCAAAATCCGGCGCTCAACAGCTATCTGAACAGGGTGGGATTGCTTGTAGCGGCAGCTTCGGAAAGGCCGGAAACCTATGGTGGGTATCATTTCGCCGTTCTAACTAGCGATGAACCAAACGCTTATGCCTGCCCCGGCGGAATAATTCTGGTGAACCAGGGACTGCTCAAACAAATAAAAAACGAGGATCAGCTCGCGGCGATTCTCGCTCACGAGGTCGCGCACGTCGCTCACAGGCATGGAATCAGAGCGATTAAAAAATCGCGTTGGACCAAATTCGGGTTTTACGTCGCAGGCGAGGTTGGAAGCCAGTACACATCCGACCAGCTTGGCCAGCTTGCGCAGGAGTTTCAAAATGTCGTGATGGATGTTGCGAAGAAAGTCATGGAATCCGGGTACAGCAAGGGAGATGAGAAAGACGCAGATTCAAGCGGGATGCGCTTTGCCTGGGCCGCCGGTTATAATCCCGGCGAGATGATAGAATTCATCGAGGCGGAGGCACAAGCAGGGAAAGGTCATCCTGTCGGCCCATTTTCTTCCCATCCGAAACCAGCTGACAGAGTTGCATCCCTCAAGAGGGAACTTTCAGGGCTTTCTCCGACAGGAAAAACCGAAAAAGTAAGAACTTCGAGATATGTGGCTGCAGTAGGCAATGTGAAATAG